A single genomic interval of Theropithecus gelada isolate Dixy chromosome 16, Tgel_1.0, whole genome shotgun sequence harbors:
- the LOC112609008 gene encoding TBC1 domain family member 3B-like, whose protein sequence is MLNDGISLGLILRLWDVYLLEGEQVLMPITSIAFKVKRKRLMKTSRCGLWARFRNQFFHTWELDDDSVLKHLRASTKKLTRKQGDLPPPAKPEQGSSAARPVQASHGRKTCKGDRQAPPGPPAWFQWPIWSASPPWAPRSSTPCPGGTVREDTYPVGTQGVPSPAPAQGSPQGSWRFLEWNSMPRLPMDLDVGGPWFPHYDFEQSCWVRVPSESDQLATCWQVEHPAEGVRLAFTAPSTDSNQDTPFAASDEKQRAPTSGPCLCSSTWKVLSSL, encoded by the exons ATGTTGAATGATGGA ATCTCTCTTGGGCTCATCCTGCGCCTGTGGGACGTGTATTTGCTGGAAGGAGAACAGGTGTTGATGCCGATAACAAGCATTGCCTTTAAAGTTAAGAGGA AGCGCCTCATGAAGACATCCAGGTGTGGCCTGTGGGCACGGTTTCGGAACCAGTTCTTCCATACCTGGGAGTTGGATGATGACTCTGTGCTCAAGCATCTTAGGGCCTCTACGAAGAAACTAACAAGGAAGCAAGGGGACCTGCCACCCCCAG CCAAACCCGAGCAAGGGTCCTCAGCAGCCAGGCCTGTGCAGGCTTCACATGGCAGGAAGACCTGCAAGGGGGACAGGCAGGCCCCTCCAGGGCCACCAGCCTGGTTCCAGTGGCCCATTTGGTCAGCTTCCCCGCCATGGGCACCTCGTTCTTCTACACCCTGTCCCGGTGGGACTGTCCGGGAAGACACCTACCCTGTGGGCACTCAGGGTGTGCCCAGCCCGGCCCCAGCTCAGGGAAGCCCTCAGGGGTCCTGGAGATTCCTGGAGTGGAACTCGATGCCCCGGCTCCCAATGGACCTGGATGTAGGGGGCCCTTGGTTCCCCCATTATGATTTTGAACAGAGCTGCTGGGTCCGTGTCCCCTCTGAAAGT GACCAGCTGGCCACCTGTTGGCAGGTGGAACACCCTGCGGAGGGGGTGAGATTGGCTTTCA CTGCACCCAGCACTGATTCCAACCAGGACACCCCCTTCGCAGCTAGTGACGAGAAGCAGCGcgctcccacctcagggccttgcCTCTGCTCCTCTACCTGGAAAGTTCTCAGTTCCCTCTAG